The region TGCTATACCAGTAACCTAAACTGGTATGGCCAGCTGTTGACTATCTGCAAAATCTTGTTCCTGGGACGACTCTGCTCTTCTTTTAAAACCTTCAGATAGCTCTTAGTATGACGGCACACATGCCAGAGCTTAGTGCTGTGAGTCACTGTAAACTCCAGATGCTTTATGAAAGTCCATACATCTTCTCCAAAACCCGGGTTAGCTACTTCAAAGCCAGGGGGGCTATGTTTATACTGtattgtaaaatgtattttatacatATCCAAGTGAGTAAATTCTGGGTGAAGGTTGGTGTTTCATGCAGGCAAAGGTGAAAAGCACCAAAAATTAtgctaaaacaaaaccaccctcTGAATTTGACATCAGAAGCAACAAGCTATGTTTGAACCGCAGTGCTTAGTGGTAATTGTTACCTCTTACAGACAAGAGCTATGTCTGTATGATGAAGATGCCTCAAAATTATAGGAGTTTTTTGTCCATTATACAGCTTTTAAAGTGATGTTACCACTCTTTTTTCCATGTTGCACACATACTCCTCTTTTTCATGCTAGATCTTTAGGTAGCTTGTAACCAGGCTGTTTCAATGGATGGCAGTGCTCATATTACTCTAAACTAAGctcaagaaaaggaaagcagttaTCTTTGCCCTGGTTTACACTGCCATTACAATGTAAACCAGAAAGCTTAACCACATACATATCCTTGAATTGCTTGGCTTTTAAAGTTTAATCATAGGCCCTTTTTTTCACACAGCTGAGGTTTCCATGTAATTGGAATGAAGGACATGAGAACAAAGCACAGCTTTTCCAAGGACAGTGGCCAGTAGTTGGCTAATGCCACTGGCATGACTGCtgccaaaggagaaaaatggtattttcagTCAGGTTTTGAGCTCTGAATCAAGACTTCTGGGTTCAGTTTCAGGCTCTGTCACAGTCTTCTAACaattttacattctttcttcatgtTTCCCAACTACAGATGGTAATAATACTGCTTTTCGTGTTTCCCATTTAAAGTATTAGCTCTTTGTGTGGCGCATCACCCCATCTAGGTGGGGCTTTCCACTAGTGACCATAAGAAACAAACAGCACAGTTCCTGCAGCCTTTGTGGGATCCTGCTGGAAAAAGACATGTGATGAGTCAGCAGACTTGTCCCTCCTACTTGGCTGGGCTTTCCTGTATGTATATAACCAGGAGACTCCTCTAGACCAGCAGCCTTCTACTTTCCTCACTCAcctgtcccttccaaccacGGATTTTGAAATTCTTTGACATCCTGAGAGAGAATCAGACACCCACGCACAGGAAATGAATGAGGGTTTGGCGGCCACGGCACACAGGGAGGTACAAGGCAGCATCTGCAGGATAATGGTGCCTTTCAGAGCAGCAGAAGCTGAAAGCATTTATGATGAGAATTGCCACCTTGTTTAGGTGCCCAGGTTGCTCCATCTGTCACATCCAGACAACATAAACTTTGAAAGGGGCAAGAAGATCTTTCTAATTTGGGTCCTTGGGAGAGCAATTTGCAAAGTGACATTTTCCATAGCAGGCAGATTCACAGGTCCTAGCTGGATGAGTAATGCAGAAGTGTTGGTGACTTTTAGGTCACTTAAAGCTGCTACTTTTTGGCCATTAAATGAGAGACCATAATTGATCTGTTTTCCTAAGGGTTCCTAAGTCTCATGAGTGCAGCCTGTCTGTCCATCTCTGCCTGGATCCCAACTTTTGGATGTGACTTTTGAACATATTAGTAGTTTACAACCATGTTCTACCCACAACaagtgtcacagaatcacagaataccagGTTGCAAGGGACCTCAATGATCCTCTGGTCCAACCTTtattggcaaaagcacagtctagacaagatagCCTGGCACCTTGTCCAGCTGAATATTAAAAGTCTGCGATGTTGGGGAAAGCAGCTATAGAGAAGATAAATGTAAAACATTATTACATTCCTACATGACAAATAAAACCAGGTTGCTGTACAGAATGGAATGACTCAGACTGCTGCCCCGCTGAGGGAAAAGCAGGTAAAACTCAGCTGTTTCCACCTTCCAGTAGGTAGCTCAGCATGGATGTTGGCTGACTCATCTGCACCCAGCTTGCTAGAGACTGTTGAAAGCATCAAAGGCAATACAGGGAATATTTGAGGCATTTTAATTTTGAGAAGAATGCTAAATTCTGTTTCACTGATGTCAGTGCTAATATTGCATGATTGTACTTTGAAGATACTAAGATAACTGTGTGTATTTCCaatgtgtattttcaaatttctctttcttgttttagaaaaaaatagataagaTGGAGCACATGTTACTGCTATTCATATTTTGCATACCTATATTGGGTCTCACTAATGGAACAGAAACTGAACAAGATTTTACTTGGCACTTAAAGAAGATTCCCCAGATTGTGAGCAGAAGAACTTTCTCCCTTGACAGCCCTAAATTTGAAGCAAAACCCAAATTAGAGCTGAACAGTGTATGTGGAATTGAATGTCAAAGGAAATTGCCGGTGCCAAGCTTGTCTGACTTGAAGGACCTCTTATCCTATGAGACAGTTTTTGAAAATGGCACACGTACCCTGACCGAAGTGAATGTCCTTGGACCAGTGCTTGAGCCAGTTGGAAACACAACCGTACAAAGGTCTCCGAGAAAGAAGAGGCAGATATATGGAACAGACAGCAGGTTCAGCATCTATGACAGGCGCTTTATGACCAACTTTCCGTTCAACACAGCTGTGAAGATCTCTACTGGCTGCAGTGGTGTTCTCATTTCTCCCAAGCATGTGCTAACAGCTGCCCACTGCCTGCACAATGGCAAGGATTATGTTAAGGGCAGCAAAAGGCTGAGGGTGGGCCTGATGAGGACAAAATCCAGAGGCGACGGCAGGAAGCGCAAAGGTGGTAAAAGAAGTAGGAGAGAAGTTTCTGCGGCCCAAGAGGACCCTGAAGTTGCCACAGGAAAAAGGCGACGATACAAAGGTGatgggagaaagcagaggagatctgggaggaagcaggagacctCAGATGGCATGCCCTCCTTCCAGTGGACCAGGGTGAAGAGTACCCACATCCCGAAAGGCTGGTTTAAGGGTGTCTCTGGGGATATTGCCCTGGATTACGATTATGCTGTTCTGGAGCTCAAGCGTCCCCACAAAAGGAAATACATGGAGCTGGGAATCAGCCCGACAATCAAAATGATGCCTGGGAGTATGATCCACTTCTCAGGTTTTGACAATGATCGGTCTGGGCAGCTGGTCTATAGATTTTGTAGCATTTCTGATGAGTCCAATGATCTCTTTTATCAGTATTGTGATGCTGAGCCTGGCTCCACTGGATCTGGTGTCTATCTCCGTCTCAAGGagccaaacaaaaagaagtggAAACGCAAGATCATTGCAGTTTTCTCTGGCCATCAGTGGGTGGATGTCAATGGTGAACAGCAGGATTACAATGTAGCAGTAAGAATTACTCCTCTCAAGTATGCCCAGATTTGTTTCTGGATGCATGGGAATGATGAGACTTGCACACAGGGCTGAAAAGACCTGAACCCAAGTCGCTTAGCCACCCGCATTACCGTAGAGCGAAAGTCTGCTGCAGCAGGTACTGGAAGAACATCACTCCGAGTCAGGATGTTTTTAAACTCAGAGCTCACTAGTAATGTAATAGTGACTTGAGGAACACTGAATTGCTGTCGGAGGGGTAGAATTGTCAAAAAAAAATTTCGAATTGCAATCAGCCCTAAATATGCACTTAAAATCCCAACCATATTTATGTTATTTGCAATCGTGATAAATTCAaaccatttgcatcaggaaaAAGATGAGTAcacctgtcttttttttttttttttcaaggaaaggaGTGAAATATCTCAAACTGGTATTATTAAACAACATCTATTTCTCCCAATGGATTTGCTTTTCTCAGGGTTCTGTTCCAATTCTTCAATGCAAGTTGTGCATACAGAACATTACTGTGTATGCGGGGTGATCCAGAGAACTGCATGAGAACAAGATATTATTTTGGCATTCTCTGAAGACCACAGCTCCATGATGAGAAGCAACAGTCTAGTTCATGCTTGTTAGTTTGGAAAACTTCCTCCTCTGGTTGCTCCAGGAAGACTTCCATGGAAATCCTGAATTTCTGTAGCAGAGGACCTTAAAGATAAGTTTTACTTCATTTCTCAgtaaaaacagcaagaagaaattaatgaaCATAGAAGTTTCCATGTTtgcaagaagaagaaacatcaggACGTAATTTAATGCCCTTAAATCTTCTTTGAGAAGCTATATCTCTTAAACACATGCATTTGCCTACTAATTAGTATTTGGAGAGCTGTAGGTTTAGTTTCTAGTCAAAAGTTTAGCTTTACCACTGGAAGAAGTCACTGACTTCTGAAGTGGCTATCTGACAATCATTTAGAGCTTCACAGATTTTTAGGGTGCTAACCATTTTTTTCGGGTTTTATAAATTACTTTTATAAGAGTTCAGCTTCATAGATAGGATAGTATGTATTAGGCTGGGAGTTGGAAAGTAATACTTTAGGTTGGCTTTATATGGTTTTGCAAAATGGGTAGTTTTAATCATGTCATATTCAGACTCCACCTCAACAGGAGTTACAGCATTGAACTAAAAGATTCTGCCAACTAAATTATACCATCTTCTGAATGGTAGAATAACTGTCCTGTACATTATAACAAATATCTTGTTTGGTATTAGTGATAGttaacaaataatttcattcaaTGAGTTTGCTGAACCATGTatttaatgaaaacacaaagagaGCTTACCTTTTACACACTTTTAAACAcaaatcagcttttaaaaattgttgttGACTGCTACACAAGTctatatcttttattttatatcaaaATTTTGAAGCACACAGGATTGTTATGGTGCTACGTTAATCTAGTAAGATAAAATGATACTGTGTATTTCCAATCATATCCTTTGGGTTTCAATACTTTTATGATTATTCACTACCACAATACTTCATTCTTTTGATCATAAGTTTATGCTGAccaaaagacattttcttcctgtgctgaagaaaaaaaatataacaagattttaaaacagtatttgttTGTTGGtatctttaaaatatgcttGTAATATCTTCTGATGAAATAAGATCATTTTAATAACCCACTTTTTTTGTAGATGATCGGAAGCATAAAACCTGACACTTGGAATGTGCAGGCAACTTTCTTGGTCATATTATTGCCAAAGCATAAAAATTTAAGACTTGCTTCCTTACCATAACTCTaacaatatttcattaattgaaagagatgtcattttaaaatataatatttcttttaatgtcaGCCTTTTCAGGGAacacttttctttcccctttttaaaattttgtgatATTGTGTGATTGCAGAAaactaataataattttataagcTTAGAAACTAATGTCTAAGACTTTAaggttaattattttttattgttgttaacGTCTCTACTAAGATGTATGGCTTTGCTGACAGTAATTTTAAATCACCTCAGTCCAGTGTTTAATACTCTCACACTATGCAATGAGCCTACAATATTCTTTAGCTGGCTCTGTAATGTTTTTCTTAAGTGCCTTTTTTCATAGTTACTGTGACAAATAAGGTACCACATTGTTAATTTGATACAAGTCTACCTAGGTCCATAGATTTTGTTACAATTATTCTCATTGTTGATTTGGGTCCAAAACCACGGTAAGATGGCTTAGcaaattctttgttttgttgagTCTTATTTAGATGTACTCCTTAGGAGCAGAAATATAACCTATTTCTGTGTTAGTTTGGGAATCAAGGACAAGGTAAGAATGAAAAGTTTTTACATCAGCTTTCAAATGGTCTTGTTATAATAATCATTCAGCATAAATACCTCAGCCACAACCTCAAGTTCTCATACCAGGCTTGGTGACAAATTTTTATCCTCAGAGGATAAGTATTAGATGCTCAGTGCCCTATTTTGTGGTACTAAGAGATTGGAGAGGCTGGCCagagcaacaaaaaaattaatcaaaactatatatatattcaaGTCTTTGTGTCTGAATGcacatgcacaaacacacacaaatatataggCTTGTAGAGCGTGTGCCATTTTGACTGGGTCAGCACCTTCAGACAAGGGAATGCAGGCATGAGAAGACCTGGACAAAATGTTATTCCTATTGTATTTGCGTTCTGGGCAGCATTTCAGTCTACCACTTGGCCTAATAGAGAAGGAAATGCTCTATGTAGGTGTTGTGGCTGCTTACTACAGGGACTTCTGAAATAGTTCACAAATTGAGTGCTTATACATTACACCAGGAGGTCAATGTCTGGTATAGAGCTCTTGGTACCAGCCACTGCAAATGGGACAAGAATTTCTAAGCTGTGATCATCTCAGATTTCCTTAAGAAACTGCAGATGTATCTAGTCATCTATGAGAAAATACAAGGAGTGGGTGTCCTCAGTAAGTAGATCAGCTCTGTTGTTGTCAAGGTCACCAGCATCAAGGCTGGATTTCCGGCCCAAGAAGGGGACAGAGCCCTTGTGATGTTCCCCAAAggatttttccctctttcaaaTGCCAGGCTGtacataatttgttttcatcagTACTAACGCTTTTCTGTAACAGTTGCTATAGTAGatctttttctttaactgtaTTCCTGGCtttaggagaaaaacaaactcagTCAAATCCCTTTTCTGTTAGGGGGCTACTGGCAATTTGTAAAGTTAACAAGTAAGTCTTCCCCGGGTCAAAGACAAACCTCATATACCAACCATTAACACATGCAGACCAGCTTCTGCAAGCATTTGTGCATGAGTTTAATTTGGGGCTCTGAAACATATGATGGAAGTCAAGGGGATCATCTGCaatgtgaaaaattaaatataacttTGTATTAtcttaacaaaagaaaaacacaatattAGGtagcaaaattatttctgttaccTGAGGTATAGTCTACCCGATACTTTTAAAAACTCCTTGACTCAGTTTATAATTTACCATCCAAATTTTGCAGATGCATGTGTCTGTATGGAGGATGAATCCGCACAGAATGTGGCTTAAGTAAAAAAATTGTTCGTTTGCATctggaggagaaaagcagctgtggAATTCCTCCTGTCCTGCTGATAAGGAATGACCTGGCAGCAAACAGCAATTAATACAGAaagagagagcaggagaaaaagaTGGTATAGAAGAGCAGAAAGATGGAGGTGGTATGCAAGGGATAAAGAAAGTGTGAAAAGTAACAGATGAAATGGCTGCAAGGTAGCAAGGGGACCTATTGTCAGAAAAAGCAGGCAGCTGATAAAGGAATAACAGTATAAATTAAGATGTAAAAACCACAAGTTACATGAACAGTCTCCTTTCGCTGTTAAAGTCAAGGCTGTTCTTCCCAGCCAAGCGCATCAAGGAAGCGGCTGTGAGAAGGTTCAGGTTTTGGCAGGTACAACCGTCAGGCAGGGGGGTTTGACTCTGGTCTATAATCCCTGCCCCAAATTACAGGGATTATGCTTGTGCTCATTTAGGGTCCTTGGGAAGCAACAGATCCATGTCCTGGCCAAAAGGCTTATCAGTGTGAACTCCCCAGCACTGCGGGTCACCAAGAGTGGGGTGGGTGAAGGGGGTTTATTTCACTTGAAAGTTTCTCAAACCTGAACATTTGTCGGGATTTCTGTAAAGGCTGTTTCacattggaaaacaaaacaaatgaacaaaccaacaaagacagaaaagcaacaaaccaaacaaaaaacctcacaacaaacaaacaaacaaacaaacaaacagaaacaacaaacgAAAAATCTCAGACTTGAAGCATTTAAATGTTGGGTCTATTTTTTCATGTACATACAAATTCTAGGgagaaatttatttcaaataccttctgtttgtgtttggtATCTTTGTAGAAATTTAATCAACTGCTTCTAATTCTAAAGCAAAGAATATTGCAGATACTTCTGTTTACAAATTCCTGGATTAAAGAAtgaatggggagaaaaaaaagtaaagaatattGTTAAATTGAAAGCTTAAAATTGCACACTAATCTCAAAGGATTTGGAAGTATATTTGAGTCCCTGTTGCACCAGCCTTTTTCTCCAAGTGTGACATAGCATTtagcttaaaaacctccagagGTATCTTTGATGATTCTTTAATGTTCTTAACTTCTTTAAGACTGACGGAAAActtcaaaaatgtgtttttatattatttttaactgcaCAAAATGACAACTCATttgggaaaataaatgcaaacctTTGATATATTGAGACATTATACAATGCACATACTAtgtcaataaatattttctgttgttttccttttcctctgtcaTGATGTAGTTTGTTAGCTATGGCAGTGTTGCACAAACTCCCTTCTGTAAATGCTTGTAAAAGGTTATCAGTGAATCATCTGGGACATGGTCTTACAAGATATTaatgtttctttaaatttgTTCTGCGAAAAAAACCTCCCTGTCTACTCCTGTCTTCCAGATAATTACTCCATGAGCAAATTTgatgggtaaaaaaaaaaattgattcaGCAAGGAAATGACTCACAGACTGTGCCACAACTTATTAATTCTGAAATAAGTAATTGGTTCAGTTTCTGCTATTAGCTATTGTTGTATTTTCTCTCCCAGAGAGCTGTAGAACAAGGCCAAATTAGAAGTCTGTAAAATATTATAATCTTGGTTCTCAGCATTATCTTAGCTCTGTACCCTTGAAACTGGTGCTGATTTCATCACTGACAGTAAAAGGAGAGATTTTTGGCAAGGATAAGAGCTGCTGGAAATCTTTAATGGAAAGTTTAGAAATGATTACAGCAGTGATTAACGGTGTGTCTAATACAATCGATATTTAAGAGGGGTCTGGCAAGGGCTTCCCCTCCAGCTCTGGTGGTCCTTAATGGAAGAGGCGTATGAGCCACAGGGGAATAAATATCGACAGCCTCATCGCCCAGACCAAAGTCCATGTGAGGCTGGCAACAGGATCTAaattttttcattgttgtaGTTTACCTTTTGCCACCTTCTGGAATAATGTCTTAGTGCCTGAAAAATGATTCTCAGCCCCTACCCAGTGGACACAAACAGAAGCCCAGGGGTGACAGCGTTGTCCCCTTCAGGCTGCTCACAAGCTACTGGTTGCTCCTGTGGAAGATGCGTTCCAAGATGTGCTGTGGGTCTCACATTCCCATGGGCCCTGGGGGACTTGAACTGGCACCCCATCCAAGCATATTTTCAGCCCTAAAGCATACTGATACAGCCCAGTCCCTTGTCATACTTCCAGTTCCCATAATCTTTAACAAATGCTCAAAAAGCCTTCACTAAATAACAGCAACTCAAATCCACCAAAGAAGTGGAAACTTATGTTGGTTATTACACAGGTTTTCCTGAATAACTGTTCATTCCTCCTGCTTGGAATATTTCTCTGAGCCTTGATAAAGGCTAACACATCAGCTGTTGTTGCTAAGAAAGAAGATCAGATATACTGGAAAAGCtatacaaatatttcagaaagattGTCCCTCTTGGCAATTATCTATGCACCATAATTATTGCAGTTGCTATGGCTCTACTTCTTTTCCATGTGAAAGAGTTTGAAAACATTGGAGGAAACCACATTGGGCTGTTTTTCAGACAAATTACTCAGCTGCCCTTTGGCTGCAGTGACAGCATTCTCCCACCCCTCCCCCTCCAGTCTAATTTCCAGCTTTATGGATTAAATGCTGGTTTCAGTTTTGCTTAATCAAAGATGAAAACAGCCAGGGCACAGCACATGGCAAAGGGCCTTTTGTGTCCATACCTCTCTGGGGCATTTTGGAGCAGGCTGGGCCTCAAGGGAGAAGAGGACATGAGAAGGCAAAGGTGAAGACAGTGGTCACCCCCAAAAAAGTACAGTGCCTTactaaatggaagaaaacattatttatatttttcctacAGTGAAAGGCAACCCTAGTTTTTAcattcctttgctttctcttgaaTTATTAACTCATCAGCTAAATATTGTTGACTCTTGTACAGGAGCAAAACATCCTGCTTGGTGGTGGGGATACAACATGCCCTCAAATGCCAGCAGGGGTTTCCCctcccaaacacacacacacacacacacacacacacaacacacatgcacacacaaaaaagagatTGCAAAGTTACCCTAAAGGGGATTTGCTagcaataaaaaggaaaaaaaaaatctaagacaAGcaccagatttttattttaataaaacagggATATTTTGAAATGTATGTATGCATAAACACAATGGAGACTTTGTAGATATGTGTGGTGTATGGGTTTTTCTGCCATGCTTGTCTATGCAGGCTCTGGCTGCATTCCAGAGCTGTGGTGAGCTACATGGTAAAAGAACAACCAGTTGCTGGTGGTTTAACCAACATCTTCCCACAGGGACAGGGATTTGTTTTGTTACCAAACTCCTGCTGCTTATTGTGAGTTTGGACTCAGACCTGGTCTTCTTAAATGGTGGACATGAACAGAGGCTTCCAGGTACATGGCCACTGACATTTTATCGTTTTATACATTTTGCTGTATTCATCCATGGAGTATGTATGGAGTCATTTTTAATAATGGTGGGTTGAAACGGTAAGCTTCAGTAATCAAACACTGCATCCCTTTCTCCTCTCATTTACAATGGTGAACCTTAGAAGGAACTTTGACCTACTGCATAacacatgtatttatttgtcaTAGAGCATTATACACTAGGCACTTATGATC is a window of Columba livia isolate bColLiv1 breed racing homer chromosome 3, bColLiv1.pat.W.v2, whole genome shotgun sequence DNA encoding:
- the PRSS35 gene encoding inactive serine protease 35 isoform X1, which encodes MGAEGGRPWTGQLGAGDRAVQGNLRKKKIDKMEHMLLLFIFCIPILGLTNGTETEQDFTWHLKKIPQIVSRRTFSLDSPKFEAKPKLELNSVCGIECQRKLPVPSLSDLKDLLSYETVFENGTRTLTEVNVLGPVLEPVGNTTVQRSPRKKRQIYGTDSRFSIYDRRFMTNFPFNTAVKISTGCSGVLISPKHVLTAAHCLHNGKDYVKGSKRLRVGLMRTKSRGDGRKRKGGKRSRREVSAAQEDPEVATGKRRRYKGDGRKQRRSGRKQETSDGMPSFQWTRVKSTHIPKGWFKGVSGDIALDYDYAVLELKRPHKRKYMELGISPTIKMMPGSMIHFSGFDNDRSGQLVYRFCSISDESNDLFYQYCDAEPGSTGSGVYLRLKEPNKKKWKRKIIAVFSGHQWVDVNGEQQDYNVAVRITPLKYAQICFWMHGNDETCTQG
- the PRSS35 gene encoding inactive serine protease 35 isoform X2, giving the protein MEHMLLLFIFCIPILGLTNGTETEQDFTWHLKKIPQIVSRRTFSLDSPKFEAKPKLELNSVCGIECQRKLPVPSLSDLKDLLSYETVFENGTRTLTEVNVLGPVLEPVGNTTVQRSPRKKRQIYGTDSRFSIYDRRFMTNFPFNTAVKISTGCSGVLISPKHVLTAAHCLHNGKDYVKGSKRLRVGLMRTKSRGDGRKRKGGKRSRREVSAAQEDPEVATGKRRRYKGDGRKQRRSGRKQETSDGMPSFQWTRVKSTHIPKGWFKGVSGDIALDYDYAVLELKRPHKRKYMELGISPTIKMMPGSMIHFSGFDNDRSGQLVYRFCSISDESNDLFYQYCDAEPGSTGSGVYLRLKEPNKKKWKRKIIAVFSGHQWVDVNGEQQDYNVAVRITPLKYAQICFWMHGNDETCTQG